A window of the Enterobacteriaceae bacterium 4M9 genome harbors these coding sequences:
- the astE gene encoding succinylglutamate desuccinylase — protein sequence MRNFLQQTLAGEMPASRSGECAGLRWCWLDNGVLSVAPQEPVCGALVLSAGIHGNETAPVEMLSALLEALAQGEIPLRWRLLVVLGNPTALRGDCRYVANDMNRLFSGRWRGVADNAETQRAAHLEQTLLRFFDAGQETRRWHLDMHTALRESYYPRFGVLPAREGEWDSDFLRWLGDAGLQALVFHKAAGGTFTHFSSEQAGALSCTLELGKARAFGHNDLSQFAITAEALRALLSDRPAASAPPPRRYQVVQQLTKVSNDFVLHMSAQVRNFTAFPRGALLAQDAEIRYEVQHPCEYVLFPNASVATGLRAGLMLIEM from the coding sequence GTGAGAAACTTTTTACAGCAAACGCTGGCGGGTGAAATGCCTGCCAGCAGGAGCGGCGAGTGTGCCGGACTGCGCTGGTGCTGGCTGGATAACGGTGTATTGTCTGTCGCGCCCCAGGAGCCGGTTTGCGGTGCGCTGGTGCTCAGCGCAGGTATTCATGGTAACGAAACCGCGCCCGTGGAGATGCTGTCTGCGCTCCTTGAGGCACTGGCCCAGGGCGAGATCCCGCTGCGCTGGCGACTGCTGGTGGTACTGGGTAACCCGACAGCCCTGCGCGGCGACTGCCGCTATGTGGCGAACGACATGAACCGGCTGTTTAGCGGGCGCTGGCGCGGTGTGGCGGACAACGCTGAAACGCAGCGAGCTGCGCACCTGGAACAGACGTTGTTAAGGTTTTTTGATGCAGGGCAGGAGACACGGCGCTGGCATCTGGATATGCATACGGCGCTGCGTGAGTCGTACTACCCGCGCTTTGGCGTGTTGCCTGCGCGGGAAGGAGAGTGGGACAGCGATTTTTTGCGCTGGCTGGGTGATGCCGGGTTACAGGCGCTGGTGTTTCACAAGGCAGCTGGCGGCACGTTTACTCACTTCAGCAGCGAGCAGGCTGGTGCGCTCAGTTGTACGCTGGAGCTGGGTAAGGCACGGGCATTTGGGCATAACGATTTATCACAGTTTGCTATTACCGCTGAGGCGCTGCGCGCGCTGCTTAGCGACAGGCCTGCCGCGAGCGCACCGCCACCGCGTCGCTATCAGGTGGTACAACAGTTGACGAAGGTAAGTAATGACTTTGTGTTGCATATGTCAGCACAGGTGCGCAATTTCACTGCTTTCCCACGCGGTGCGCTGCTGGCGCAGGACGCAGAGATACGTTACGAGGTACAGCACCCATGTGAGTATGTGCTGTTCCCCAATGCATCGGTAGCAACAGGGTTACGGGCGGGGTTGATGTTAATCGAGATGTAA
- the spy gene encoding ATP-independent periplasmic protein-refolding chaperone has translation MRKLTALVVASTLALGAANLAHAADTTAPVKEDAAKAHPHKGPRGPQMMMMFKNLNLTDAQKQQVRDIMKAEREKMPRPSLDDRKAMQDVIASDSFDSAKAQALVEKGAADHKARMLSMMETQNKIYNILTPEQKKQYVANMEKQPKEPRGPGMKQPAAE, from the coding sequence ATGCGTAAATTAACTGCACTTGTCGTCGCTTCCACTCTGGCTCTGGGCGCCGCGAACCTGGCTCACGCGGCTGACACGACCGCACCGGTGAAAGAAGATGCCGCCAAAGCCCATCCGCATAAAGGTCCACGTGGCCCGCAGATGATGATGATGTTTAAAAATCTGAACCTGACCGATGCACAGAAGCAGCAGGTGCGCGATATCATGAAGGCCGAGCGCGAGAAGATGCCGCGTCCGTCTCTGGATGACCGCAAAGCCATGCAGGATGTGATTGCCAGCGACAGCTTTGACAGCGCAAAAGCGCAGGCGCTGGTTGAGAAAGGTGCCGCAGACCATAAAGCCCGCATGCTTTCCATGATGGAAACCCAGAACAAAATTTACAACATCCTGACCCCGGAACAGAAAAAGCAGTACGTGGCGAACATGGAAAAACAACCTAAAGAGCCGCGTGGCCCAGGTATGAAACAGCCTGCTGCTGAATAA
- a CDS encoding drug/metabolite DMT transporter permease, translating into MHSTTSRATLLGLVAILLWSTSVGLFRSLSEYFGPLGSPALIYTFSAILLCLTQGLPRPASLPRRYLLIGGTLFVSYEICLALCIGLAHDRAQSLELGMINYLWPCLTVALATVINGQRAAWWLWPGLLLALGGVMQVLRGDGSWSLMQMWGNILSNPLAYGLAFFAAVIWALYCNLTKRWGGGKNAVPLFFCATALVLWGKFALADTAPLHFTLPSLLQLLFMGGSTALAYTAWNHGIQHGNMTLLATASYFTPVFSALIASLWLGLTPGWSFWQGVMMVVAGSLLCWLAIRRYG; encoded by the coding sequence CACTCAACAACCTCGCGTGCCACTCTGCTCGGGCTGGTCGCCATTCTTTTGTGGAGTACCTCCGTGGGCCTGTTTCGAAGCCTGTCGGAGTATTTCGGGCCGCTGGGTAGCCCGGCGCTCATTTACACGTTCAGCGCCATTCTGTTATGCCTGACGCAGGGCCTGCCACGTCCGGCCTCGCTGCCGCGCCGCTACCTGCTTATCGGCGGGACACTGTTTGTCAGCTATGAAATCTGCCTCGCACTGTGCATCGGGCTGGCGCACGATCGCGCCCAGTCGCTGGAGCTTGGCATGATTAACTATTTATGGCCGTGCCTGACTGTGGCGCTGGCAACGGTGATTAACGGGCAGCGTGCGGCATGGTGGCTGTGGCCGGGCCTGCTGCTTGCGCTTGGTGGCGTGATGCAGGTGCTGCGCGGCGACGGCAGCTGGTCGCTGATGCAGATGTGGGGCAACATTCTGAGTAATCCTCTGGCTTACGGACTGGCCTTCTTTGCGGCAGTAATCTGGGCGCTGTACTGCAATCTGACAAAACGCTGGGGCGGCGGCAAGAATGCCGTGCCGCTGTTTTTTTGCGCCACGGCGCTGGTGCTGTGGGGGAAATTCGCACTGGCCGACACCGCCCCGCTGCACTTCACGTTACCGTCGCTGCTGCAGCTTCTCTTTATGGGTGGCTCTACCGCGCTTGCCTACACCGCCTGGAACCACGGTATTCAGCATGGCAACATGACGCTACTGGCAACCGCCTCTTATTTCACGCCCGTTTTCTCCGCACTCATCGCCAGCCTGTGGCTGGGGTTAACGCCGGGCTGGTCGTTCTGGCAGGGGGTGATGATGGTGGTCGCAGGCTCACTTTTGTGCTGGCTTGCCATTCGCCGCTACGGATAA